AAGGAAATTAGAAATGAATCCACAACAATTGATGAATGAATTAAATGATATATGAACAAGGACACATACCAACTGCTATAAATATCCCTTTTCCTGAAATAGCAGAACGATATGTTTAGTGAACTCGTTTAAGCTTTGCTTAAACATCGAGAAATCAGATGGAGACTCTACTCCACCTGATTTGAAGATTCCACCTATAGAGGTGGGCGTCTGTACGCAAAATATTTTTGGATTAACAACAGTTATATGGATGTTTCTAACTTAAGGGGCGGAATGGCAAAATGGTCAGGCCCCATTTCTTAAGAGGGGAAAAAGTGCCTATCAGAGAGTTATTCTAATATTTCACTTTTTGGATAATCCGAAGAATGTTCTTCGTTAGGCACTTTTGAAGGATAAATACATACTTAACTTTATTCAAACTTATGATTCTACAATAAATTTACCAATCATACCTGCTTCTTTATGTCCAGGTACTGTACAAAAAAATTCAAATTCACCAGTTTCTTTTGGGATGAACTTTATACTTACCGTTTGCCCAGCATTCGCGTTCATATGAATACTTTTCATCCCATCGTTTTTCTTTTCACCATGGCCTTCATCAGCATAAACTTTTTGAATACTGAAAAAAGTATCTAAAAATGACTGTTCATCAGAATGCTCTGCCATTTCACTCATATAAGTAATCTCTACATCCAATTCACTCTCAGTTAAATCATGAAAAATCTGACCTTCGTTCGTTAAAACTAATTCATATTCTTTTCCTACTTGTAAAGTTATCTTATCCGGGTCATATCCCATTTCAAAAGCAGACACTTCAATGGTTAGATCTTCGGATTTTTCCATTTCAACTTGGTCTTGTTCTTCTGATTCTGGTCCTGATCCCTCATCGCCACTAGTTTCATTATCATTACTATTCGTTTCCTCTTGCTCTTCATGTTGATTACCAGAATCGTTCTCTAAAGATTGTTCATCATTTGATGAACATCCAGCCAAAATAATAATAAATAGACCAAATATTACTAAATATTTTTTCATAAAAAACTCCCCTTATTGTTACATAGTATTTCTAGCAATTTGACTTCGAATATAGGCATACCCCGTAAAGGTATATCTCATTAAACTATATAGTATTTTCTTGAACAAATCCATCAAAAGTTTCCCCCAGATTTTGTATTTCCCCTAACATAACCTTGAACCTTTTATAAAATAATTTCCGCAATTGCATGATTTCTTCATATTTTATTGCTAAGGTATTTTTAAAAAAAGGAGGATGTGAAATGACCTCAAAACAAAGCCGACGTCAATTTCTTAAAAACACTGCCAAGGGAACTTTGGGTTTGATGGCCATGTCTACTGTTCCACTTACTATATCCGCCTGTAGTGATGCAGACAATATAAATACGAGTGCAATGGCTAACTTAGGACCTTTGGAAGAATTGAAAACGGGACCTTTCCCTAAAAAAGTAGATTATGTGGTAATGATTGAAGATGGATGGGTTACCCAGGAAC
The window above is part of the Chengkuizengella sp. SCS-71B genome. Proteins encoded here:
- a CDS encoding plastocyanin/azurin family copper-binding protein; protein product: MKKYLVIFGLFIIILAGCSSNDEQSLENDSGNQHEEQEETNSNDNETSGDEGSGPESEEQDQVEMEKSEDLTIEVSAFEMGYDPDKITLQVGKEYELVLTNEGQIFHDLTESELDVEITYMSEMAEHSDEQSFLDTFFSIQKVYADEGHGEKKNDGMKSIHMNANAGQTVSIKFIPKETGEFEFFCTVPGHKEAGMIGKFIVES